The Belonocnema kinseyi isolate 2016_QV_RU_SX_M_011 chromosome 2, B_treatae_v1, whole genome shotgun sequence nucleotide sequence TATCTGTTTCCCGaaaaaaaatgcttcgacttgagttccacTTGAATTGcacccaatcaagacatgcttaagtcgaaaaggtcgacttgagaatgactcagttttgagacggagccagacttcaatttatgttctGAAGACTCCAATACGAGCGGTTTATTANNNNNNNNNNNNNNNNNNNNNNNNNNNNNNNNNNNNNNNNNNNNNNNNNNNNNNNNNNNNNNNNNNNNNNNNNNNNNNNNNNNNNNNNNNNNNNNNNNNNctgattttcatttgtattatacttgtttgacgatgataccgaaaatgttgtttgtttttgcatatttctaacggcttaggagatccttctagaaagttaccattttaatttttttaaagcaaatttttaaggtttatactcgttcagacctaTAGATTctgatttttgtaattaaaaataactaatataataattacaaatttttcattcatcaattttaatctcatttacgAGCCGAAAAatgttcgaccatctcagccaagacaaggcttgtcttgagacaagtaaacgtcgtcttagctaagacaaggctcgacttgagaaaAGTAAACGCCGTctcacctgtcgtggccataaaagtaagaggaaggcctatgtctcgactcagttttgaaacgcagccagacatcgatgtcttggagacgaactcaagacataaccaagtcgaactcaagtcgaagcatttttactcggttaacgaacttaaccttcattttgggagccttaagaagtgtatcaaagtcTGACTCGATtaaacaaatccttcaaaagttagcgtgactacaacattcagttaaccatacatacagacagataaaCAGATACGGACAATTTGTTATGCTTTTCGGaatctgtgagtgccgaaacttaAAGATCCGATAAAAACTAGATATCGAAAACTTGGACAATTAAATTACACATGCGGAACTAAAAGgtctacgaaaaaatttatttacaaacatttttattcgcGGAAGGCATTTGAAATgagcaaaaattaagaaaaaagactCCAACCAAAAACATTCACAGCCGATGTACCCACAGAAAAATGTCTTTgtaccatttttaaccaagcagaaaTCGAAAGCTATAGTTAATGAATAGTTTCAAAGATGAACAtaaataaaatgtagaaatttaTATCTCACATTTGCGTACCTCAAAAAGAATATGTTATCCTAACTAATCGATTAATAATTCATTACTCTGTCGTCGGTCATTTGGCGAAACACTTTACAAGACTTGATGCAGCCGCGGTATGTCCAGTGTGGACAGAGGATGAATCTAAGTACACCGTTACCCCCACCGACCTATATGCTTCTCTATAAATGGCCTAGACACCTAGTAACCCAACGTCAGTATCTCGACGACACAGGTCCAGTCCCGTATACCGTTCAGAAAATCGGGACCGGATTTTTTTACCACGtgtgaatgtttgaaaaattaattagtatCGATGATTATCAATTAAAACTCGTAGATATTGTTTCGAACTCGACTATTTTAAAAGAAGTATTTAAATCTTTGACTGTGAAGGTGACATAGTGATTGTTTTGCAAATTTCgatagaaagtaaaaaaattagtgtaaGGATTTGAATATACAGAATTAAGTGCAGTGAATTCGTGTTTGCTATTCCTTTTACGCGAGTAAATATGAGTGTGTATTCGGCATGGATCACCAGCGTTTTAAAGTGCTTACTTTTTGTGTTGCTTTTCACGCAAGGttccagttcaaaattttttggaaattcttcaaGCAATTTTGTGGAAAGGTGTAGAAGAGACTGTGCGATTCAAAGAGATGCGGTTATATGTGGAAGGTATCGAGTGGTTCGGTGGTTGCAGGATGCAAAGGAAAAGGTGTGTTTTTTGTTTGGGGCTTAATAAGAGTGCGTACACTTCTTTGGAATGTCAgtgtttattaaataaagtagaaacttttgtaaaatgtgccttcaatttttttttattattctgtattACATTCTATTGTAGACTTAAGGTTATAAAAACTACTGCAGAgaatttcttgactgaaaaataactttttttattgaataaagttcgatttaatcaaaaattttaatgaatattcacTGGTTCTCAGTTAActttttactgattcaaataaCCAGAAGCACGTCCCTGATTTTCAGTCAAATTCTACTCACTTAAATTTAAAGGGTAGAAAATAAGTTCGGTTCTGCTAAATTcattctaaataattcaatttatcatAAAGTTATATACCGTAATATGGATTATACTAAAGTTTAATTTACTGAAAGTTGGactgattttttgaaatacaaatttcttgttttattaaATTAGCATTTCATTGACTTAAGCAGACATTTTGCTCAGTGCTCTGCTCCTGTTCaacatcattttttttgtaattataaattgaaagtccagatgtcgaatttttaaccaaattatatgtttatagtttactttaagattaaaaaagttatcccttttataattaaaagtttttaatttaaacaaaagaaaataggtaataaaaaaaattaactgaataatcagtgaagagctgcataaaaataaaaataaaacaaattattttctgttataatttcaaaggactttgctggtaaagaagaatttgtatttcTGCGTGTATTTTAGTGCAGATACGGCTAACTCTATTCGAAGGGCAGATGTGTTCAGCAGAGGGACCTAGATTCCCTAGTTACACTGATATTACacaagaaatttataacaaattaaagcatCGAATACTTTCCATGATTTTTTTGTcgaagtaaataaaatatcaatatccagaaagtattttaaatcaaaattctttaaaatgtatatttttgtatgTGCATGGAAGTATGTCCTGCCGGAccctatttttcttattttgaaaaatataacacgAAATTATTtagtcaacaattttgtttgtaaaattattataggACCAAGTTTTTTAGGAACCGGTTtatatcttcaataaaaatgcttgaaattaaacatttttttatatctccgCTAAGGAAAAATGTTTAGGGTGGTATAAGGATCaaatgttcttaaatatttatttttcattaaactctttttttgttggGCTAAGAAAGAGCAGCATACtctgtaaattttgaaatattattttattatttattcttcataCAGGGctgacttaaaattttattttatttttcaggaattcagCTATGGGCCTTTTAAGTTAGTCAGATTACCATCATTGGAGGACAATTCCATGTTTCCAAAATTACCGAAAGTGAATGAAACGAATAACAGTTTAGTGGCCACATTAAGTTTTGTGAGAGATGCCGCCGAAGACATGTTGACAAAACGTGCTCTTGTGTATACAGTGGAACCTACAACAGGCGCAAGAAGCCTTTCTTCGGGGCCTATAGTCGTCGATGAAGACGAATTCAGTAAAATGAAACTACAAAAAGAAGGTAATGTCGTTTGAATCCCCTATATTTGAgactaattttctctaaaaacctataagaaaaatatttctatctgaattcgacatttttatattttgattagtTGGAAGATTATTAAAGAATGAATATAGTTTTTGGGATCTGCCAAAAGAAattaggtttcaaaaatttccagttttaaatgtttgaattggTCTTTCTCCCCAAAAAAATTTCTAGCTAGATTATCCATGGTTTTGCTTTAAATTGAGTTCTTAATTAATAATgccttaaaaataattcattcgtTTAAATTCTAAATAGACAGTGTTTTAGTTTGCGTGACGAATCTTGATTTCCTGGGTGCCAAAATGACTCTAATCGTCCACGTGTTGCCTTATTTTTCTGCCTCCATTGTTTTTACAGTCCGATGATGATTGTCCTGCTTATTATGATCTTTACTTTGTTTTCTCTTTGTACTACTTATCTTTCATTACAACAAATATAATAACAGGTGCGAGATATGATCTGCCCGTGAATCATGTGCAGTCTAGAGTGTAATTTCTGAGGGGGTTGTTACGGTTCAGGAGGTCGTTTCTCTGATTGATGGAACGGTtcctaaaaagattaatgtatATGCTTTCAGGCACCAAGCGTCTTTTCAAAAAGAAGAAGATGCTTCTATTTCCAATCTTGATTTTACTGAAGCTACTCAAATTGAAACTGCTCATTCTACCAATATTCTTGGGTGTCCATTTCATCAAGAAGATGCTTGTAATCGGAACGTTGCTTATTCCTTCAATACTTTCTCATTTGAAGATCTGCAAAGTTGCTCCTCATTATCCTGCTCCTCAAGCGTGGGCAACAGCTGCAGAAGCTCCTGTCGATTATCCAAcaggttaataatttaaattaataaaactaaaagtATAATGCTTCATCgacatttaaaatgataaattcaaaatataatcttATGAATTTGTTATTTCAACAGGATATGGCCATGATGAAGCACCATGGATTCACAGAAACGACATTTACTCTGGTCACCAAGCAGGGTACTCGAATCCTTTCGGAGGATATTTTCAAGGTCGGTGATAAATCGGTCGTGCTTTGAATGGTTTAGTGATAACTTCTAAAGTGTGAGTGTGCAAATGTTTTAGTGAATTTATTACGAGGGGTTTATTACTCGGATGTTTGGTGCAAACTAGCTAAATTTCAAGATTGCAAGATTGCATATGATTACAAAATACTCCATCGATTATATAGAATACAATGATAGCATAATCATTATTGGAATATAgtgtaatacaaaaatattcaaagaattaatgTCAATAGTATAGAGAAACAGAAAAAATCTGTGAATCCTTCagatatctttaaaattgtttgaaatctaatttaaatGCATGAAAATCTTCGGAATCTCTTCAAATACCatgatactttttaaaatatttataaatctattgaaatatattgaaatttgtaaaatgccCCCTAATACGTAAAATGATtggaaatcatataaatattaatacttactgcttgaattttgtaagattctttaaaattccttaaaatctatgaaaatccTACGAAATTTGTTAAGATCCTTTTGACCGTTTGATATGGCTTGAAAATCTATTTCATCTTTTgaacttaaaatcctttgaaattgtaGAGGTCCTTCCAAATCTCTCAAAACAAAACTTAGTTTATTCTGTAAAGTATCAGCTATTTTAATTGCctttaatataaattgaattaaacttattaattacagttctttaaaaaaaactgttcaattctccgaaaaatctttgaaatctttgaagcgtgcataaaatctttaaatcttgtaaacttccttgaaataccttaaaatccgttgaaatattggaaatctctttaaatttcctttaatttattttttaaagttcactagaaattcgttaaaatttttgaaaatccttcaacaTTCTTTAGCATTCCTTATGATCCTTGAAATCtgtcgaaattccttaaaattccttaatatatttttaaatcactggaaaccgacgatatctttttaaattagttaaaatatttggaaactattAAATATCCATCTAAAACACTTGAAAGCAGTGGAAGACCCtcgaagttttttgaaatattctttttttttaaatcaaacgttTAAATCCCTATCAATCTTTGCAATTCTTACATCttgtgaaattacttgaaatactttaaaattccttaaaagctttaaaatcgcCAGCAATGccttaaaatgccttgaaattttttttatctcttgaaatccttctgaattccttaaaatctcgggacgttcctgaaaattaaataattaaaataatataaaagtaataataaataaatctcttaaattccATATAATTGCAGAGAGAGTATACAGACTGTACACCATATTTCAGCAGTAATTTAATCCCTCGATTTATGATGATAATTGTTAGAAAGCATATCAGTGCTGGAGTCTCAATGATGTCTACTAGTTTTTTTAACGTTCATGAAACTCATACGtacctatttatttttcattcttaacaTTTCATGATTCGTAGAAGAAAGTTCGACTAACTTATATTATAGTctcttatttaatattataagtaaTGCAGAAAAAAACTGTATGTCATATTAGGAGTATGAATGTAGTCAGAAAATTTACGATAAataagtacaaaataaaattgtaactttcacgAATTTGAAGGTTGTCATGGCAAAACAATTTAAGTGGCAAGCCACAACATTCTGTCATTTTCAGGAGAGCAAAAGAAGTTctcaaaatctaaatatttaaaaaagaaaagagatCAGGAAGCGTCGCGAAAATGCTCGAAAATGCTCAGCAAAATCTGTCTATGATCATAGCCATATTTTAACCATGAGACAAATagaaggttcaaaattaaaaaaataatttactcaagtcgttaaaataaaataatattggatttttcattacaattttttttattttttcaaaacttttaaacaaattgtttggttataaaatcattgtaaaacTAATGACGCAAGagttaattcataatttttcaagaagaaaattgattttgaaactatttaaacaattttgtgtttaacaatttcttcaaaaatgtgaGATATACGAAGTAACTAATAGCGACATTCGCTTTTGCTAAAAAAATGACATAAAGTCTAT carries:
- the LOC117168256 gene encoding uncharacterized protein LOC117168256 — encoded protein: MSVYSAWITSVLKCLLFVLLFTQGSSSKFFGNSSSNFVERCRRDCAIQRDAVICGRYRVVRWLQDAKEKEFSYGPFKLVRLPSLEDNSMFPKLPKVNETNNSLVATLSFVRDAAEDMLTKRALVYTVEPTTGARSLSSGPIVVDEDEFSKMKLQKEGTKRLFKKKKMLLFPILILLKLLKLKLLILPIFLGVHFIKKMLVIGTLLIPSILSHLKICKVAPHYPAPQAWATAAEAPVDYPTGYGHDEAPWIHRNDIYSGHQAGYSNPFGGYFQGR